In Musa acuminata AAA Group cultivar baxijiao chromosome BXJ3-11, Cavendish_Baxijiao_AAA, whole genome shotgun sequence, one DNA window encodes the following:
- the LOC135653362 gene encoding protein TPR1-like isoform X3, whose translation MSSLSRELVFLILQFLDEEKFKESVHKLEQEAGFFFNMKYFEEKVQAGEWEEAEKYLSGYTKVDDNRYSMKIFFEIRKQKYLEALDRHDRAKAVETLIKDLKVFSTFNEDLYKEITQLLTLENFRENEQLSKYGDTKSARSTMLVELKKLIEANPLFREKLVFPTLKASRLRTLINQSLNWQHQLCKTPRSNPDIKTLFMDHACAPPNGARASPVSVPVAAVPKAVGTYTPLGAHGPFPPQAAANASALAGWMANAAASSSVQSAVVAPSSIPLPPNQVPILKRPRTPPNAIGMSNYQNAESEQMMKRLRSGAHPVDEQVSYPAPHPQVTWSLDDLPRVVACSLTEGSNVTSMDFHPFHHTSLLVGSNTGEITLWEIGIQQKLVSKPFRVWDTAACSPQFQSAIVKDSSISVTRVIWSPDGSLIGVAFSKHLIHIHEYQAPNDLRLFELRQFDLRQLLEIDAHVGGVNDIAFSQRDERLCVVTCGDDKLIKVWDLSGQRLYVFEGHEAPVYSICPHRKENIQFIFSTSVDGKIKAWLYDNVGSMVDFNTPGHLFTTMVYSADGSRLFSCGTSKDGDCILVEWNESEGSIKRQYSGFRKKSTVVVQFDTSQNHFLAAGEDNQIKFWSVDSINMLASTDADGGLPSRPHLRFNKKGNLLAVATVDNGFKVLANADGLAALRAFGNRSFEPFRAQHEATPIRVSNSPVVASISPNISNVESLDRNSPAKPSTVLNGGDITPRNVDKPRISEELPDKMKSWELAEVFNPQQCRVATMPETDSASKVTRLLYTNSGVGLLALGSNAIQRVWKWSRNEQNPSGKATASVVPQHWQPNSGLLMTNDVSDTSPEEAVPCIALSKNDSYVMSACGGKVSLFNMMTFKVMTTFMSPPPASTFLAFHPQDNNIIAIGMEDSTIHIYNVKVDEVQTKLKGHQKRISGLAFSNNLNILVSSGADAQLYIWSTETWEKKKSVAIQLPEGTKSVGDTRVQFNSDQSRLLVVHETQLAIYDTLKIERIHQWVPQDALPAPISYASYSCFSELVYASFCDGNIGVFDADNLRLRCRIAPSTYMSPAAASSNPTYPLVIAAHPQEPNQFAVGLTDGAVKVIEPSKSEGRWGAPTPVDNGVHVRRMQTLSTTSNPAADQPQR comes from the exons ATGTCGTCGCTGAGTCGGGAGCTGGTGTTCCTGATACTCCAGTTCCTGGATGAGGAGAAGTTCAAGGAATCCGTGCACAA GCTTGAGCAGGAAGCGGGGTTTTTCTTTAATATGAAATACTTCGAGGAGAAGGTGCAGGCGGGAGAGTGGGAGGAAGCGGAGAAGTACCTCTCGGGATACACCAAGGTTGATGATAACAGGTATTCGATGAAGATTTTCTTCGAGATTAGGAAGCAGAAGTATCTAGAGGCGCTTGACAG GCATGACAGGGCAAAGGCAGTTGAAACACTCATAAAGGATCTCAAGGTTTTCTCAACGTTTAATGAGGATTTGTATAAAGAAATTACTCAGCTTCTCACCCTTGAAAACTTTAG GGAAAACGAGCAGTTGTCTAAATATGGTGATACTAAGTCTGCTAGAAGTACCATGCTGGTAGAGCTCAAGAAGTTAATTGAAGCAAATCCTCTCTTTCGAGAAAAACTTGTCTTTCCTACACTTAAAGCTTCACGCCTGCGAACTCTGATTAATCAAAG CTTGAACTGGCAGCATCAACTCTGTAAGACTCCAAGGTCAAATCCTGACATCAAGACATTGTTCATGGACCATGCTTGCGCCCCTCCAAATGGAGCTCGTGCTTCACCAGTCTCTGTTCCTGTTGCAGCTGTTCCAAAGGCTGTTGGTACATATACACCACTTGGTGCTCATGGG CCATTTCCACCCCAGGCAGCTGCAAATGCTAGTGCTTTAGCTGGTTGGATGGCTAACGCTGCTGCTTCATCCTCTGTCCAGTCTGCTGTTGTTGCACCATCATCAATACCTCTTCCACCAAATCAAG TCCCCATCTTGAAACGCCCAAGAACTCCTCCGAATGCTATTGGCATGTCAAACTATCAAAATGCTGAATCTGAGCAGATGATGAAACGTCTACGGTCTGGCGCACATCCAGTTGACGAG CAGGTTAGCTATCCTGCACCTCACCCACAAGTTACATGGTCGCTGGATGACCTGCCAAGAGTTGTAGCCTGCTCCTTGACAGAGGGATCCAATGTGACTAGCATGGACTTTCATCCTTTTCATCATACATCACTTCTTG TGGGCTCCAACACTGGTGAAATCACACTTTGGGAGATTGGTATCCAGCAGAAGTTGGTGTCCAAGCCATTTAGAGTATGGGATACGGCTGCTTGTTCACCACAATTCCAG AGTGCCATTGTCAAAGACTCTTCTATATCTGTCACTCGAGTTATTTGGAGTCCAGATGGAAGTTTAATAG GGGTTGCATTCTCGAAGCACTTGATTCATATACATGAATATCAAGCACCAAATGATCTCCGTCTATTTGAACTCCGCCAATTTGATCTCCGCCAACTTTTAGAG ATTGATGCTCATGTTGGTGGAGTCAATGATATTGCATTCTCTCAACGAGATGAACGACTGTGTGTGGTCACTTGTGGAGATGATAAGCTAATAAAG GTATGGGATCTAAGTGGTCAAAGGCTTTATGTCTTTGAAGGACATGAAGCACCTGTCTATTCTATATGCCCCCACCGCAAGGAGAATATTCAG TTTATCTTCTCAACTTCCGTTGATGGAAAAATAAAGGCTTGGCTGTATGACAACGTGGGATCTATGGTTGACTTTAATACCCCTGGGCACTTGTTTACCACAATGGTTTACAGTGCCGATGGAAGTCG ACTCTTCTCATGTGGGACTAGCAAAGATGGGGACTGTATTCTTGTTGAGTGGAATGAAAGTGAGGGATCCATAAAGAGGCAATATTCTGGGTTCCGGAAGAAGTCCACGGTTGTTGTTCAGTTTGACACTTCCCAGAATCATTTTTTGGCTGCTGGTGAAGATAACCAAATAAAATTTTGGAGTGTTGACAGCATTAACATGCTGGCAAGTACTGATGCTGATGGTGGACTTCCT AGTCGTCcacatttgagattcaacaagaaaggAAATCTTCTTGCTGTTGCAACAGTAGATAATGGCTTTAAAGTATTAGCTAATGCAGATGGCCTTGCGGCACTACGAGCCTTTGGAAATCGCTCTTTTGAACCATTTAGAGCTCAACATGAAGCTACTCCTATCAGG gTCTCAAATTCTCCTGTGGTGGCAAGCATCTCACCAAACATCAGTAATGTTGAATCATTGGACAGAAATTCTCCTGCGAAACCATCTACTGTTCTT AATGGAGGTGATATAACTCCTAGAAATGTAGATAAGCCAAGAATATCAGAAGAATTGCCAGATAAGATGAAGTCATGGGAGTTGGCCGAAGTTTTTAATCCACAACAATGCCGAGTTGCTACCATGCCAGAGACTGATTCTGCCAGCAAG GTCACAAGGCTTCTTTATACAAATTCTGGTGTTGGCTTATTAGCTCTGGGGTCCAATGCTATTCAGAGGGTGTGGAAATGGAGTCGCAATGAGCAGAATCCAAGTGGCAAG GCCACGGCTAGTGTTGTGCCGCAGCATTGGCAACCAaacagtggtcttcttatgaCCAATGATGTATCGGATACAAGTCCAGAAGAGGCAGTTCCTTGTATTGCGCTCTCAAAGAATGACTCGTATGTAATGTCTGCATGTGGTGGGAAGGTTTCCTTATTTAACATGATGACATTCAAG GTAATGACAACTTTCATGTCACCCCCACCTGCTTCGACATTCTTAGCATTCCACCCACAGGACAACAACATTATAGCAATTGGAATGGAAGATTCAACCATCCACATATACAATGTTAAGGTGGATGAG GTCCAAACAAAATTGAAAGGTCACCAGAAGCGCATAAGTGGGCTGGCATTTTCCAACAATCTTAATATACTTGTATCTTCTGGAGCTGATGCACAG CTCTACATATGGAGTACTGAGACTTGGGAGAAGAAGAAATCTGTAGCTATTCAACTGCCTGAAGGGACGAAGTCAGTTGGTGACACCCGAGTCCAGTTTAATTCTGATCAAAGCCGCTTGTTAGTTGTCCACGAAACACAGCTAGCTATATATGACACCTTGAAAATTGAGCGTATCCATCAG TGGGTTCCTCAAGATGCCTTACCTGCTCCTATATCGTATGCTTCATATTCGTGTTTCAGCGAACTTGTTTATGCTTCCTTTTGTGATGGTAATATTGGTGTCTTCGATGCTGACAACTTGAGATTAAGATGCCGAATTGCCCCATCCACATACATGTCACCTGCTGCTGCAAGCAG CAACCCAACATATCCTCTTGTGATTGCGGCCCATCCGCAAGAGCCAAATCAATTTGCAGTTGGTTTGACAGACGGAGCAGTAAAAGTAATAGAGCCATCAAAGTCCGAAGGAAGGTGGGGGGCTCCCACACCTGTTGATAATGGGGTACATGTTCGCAGGATGCAGACATTATCAACTACAAGCAATCCTGCTGCGGACCAGCCCCAAAGATGA
- the LOC135653362 gene encoding protein TPR1-like isoform X2 yields MSSLSRELVFLILQFLDEEKFKESVHKLEQEAGFFFNMKYFEEKVQAGEWEEAEKYLSGYTKVDDNRYSMKIFFEIRKQKYLEALDRHDRAKAVETLIKDLKVFSTFNEDLYKEITQLLTLENFRENEQLSKYGDTKSARSTMLVELKKLIEANPLFREKLVFPTLKASRLRTLINQSLNWQHQLCKTPRSNPDIKTLFMDHACAPPNGARASPVSVPVAAVPKAVGTYTPLGAHGPFPPQAAANASALAGWMANAAASSSVQSAVVAPSSIPLPPNQAVPILKRPRTPPNAIGMSNYQNAESEQMMKRLRSGAHPVDEQVSYPAPHPQVTWSLDDLPRVVACSLTEGSNVTSMDFHPFHHTSLLVGSNTGEITLWEIGIQQKLVSKPFRVWDTAACSPQFQSAIVKDSSISVTRVIWSPDGSLIGVAFSKHLIHIHEYQAPNDLRLFELRQFDLRQLLEIDAHVGGVNDIAFSQRDERLCVVTCGDDKLIKVWDLSGQRLYVFEGHEAPVYSICPHRKENIQFIFSTSVDGKIKAWLYDNVGSMVDFNTPGHLFTTMVYSADGSRLFSCGTSKDGDCILVEWNESEGSIKRQYSGFRKKSTVVVQFDTSQNHFLAAGEDNQIKFWSVDSINMLASTDADGGLPSRPHLRFNKKGNLLAVATVDNGFKVLANADGLAALRAFGNRSFEPFRAQHEATPIRVSNSPVVASISPNISNVESLDRNSPAKPSTVLNGGDITPRNVDKPRISEELPDKMKSWELAEVFNPQQCRVATMPETDSASKVTRLLYTNSGVGLLALGSNAIQRVWKWSRNEQNPSGKATASVVPQHWQPNSGLLMTNDVSDTSPEEAVPCIALSKNDSYVMSACGGKVSLFNMMTFKVMTTFMSPPPASTFLAFHPQDNNIIAIGMEDSTIHIYNVKVDEVQTKLKGHQKRISGLAFSNNLNILVSSGADAQLYIWSTETWEKKKSVAIQLPEGTKSVGDTRVQFNSDQSRLLVVHETQLAIYDTLKIERIHQWVPQDALPAPISYASYSCFSELVYASFCDGNIGVFDADNLRLRCRIAPSTYMSPAAASSNPTYPLVIAAHPQEPNQFAVGLTDGAVKVIEPSKSEGRWGAPTPVDNGVHVRRMQTLSTTSNPAADQPQR; encoded by the exons ATGTCGTCGCTGAGTCGGGAGCTGGTGTTCCTGATACTCCAGTTCCTGGATGAGGAGAAGTTCAAGGAATCCGTGCACAA GCTTGAGCAGGAAGCGGGGTTTTTCTTTAATATGAAATACTTCGAGGAGAAGGTGCAGGCGGGAGAGTGGGAGGAAGCGGAGAAGTACCTCTCGGGATACACCAAGGTTGATGATAACAGGTATTCGATGAAGATTTTCTTCGAGATTAGGAAGCAGAAGTATCTAGAGGCGCTTGACAG GCATGACAGGGCAAAGGCAGTTGAAACACTCATAAAGGATCTCAAGGTTTTCTCAACGTTTAATGAGGATTTGTATAAAGAAATTACTCAGCTTCTCACCCTTGAAAACTTTAG GGAAAACGAGCAGTTGTCTAAATATGGTGATACTAAGTCTGCTAGAAGTACCATGCTGGTAGAGCTCAAGAAGTTAATTGAAGCAAATCCTCTCTTTCGAGAAAAACTTGTCTTTCCTACACTTAAAGCTTCACGCCTGCGAACTCTGATTAATCAAAG CTTGAACTGGCAGCATCAACTCTGTAAGACTCCAAGGTCAAATCCTGACATCAAGACATTGTTCATGGACCATGCTTGCGCCCCTCCAAATGGAGCTCGTGCTTCACCAGTCTCTGTTCCTGTTGCAGCTGTTCCAAAGGCTGTTGGTACATATACACCACTTGGTGCTCATGGG CCATTTCCACCCCAGGCAGCTGCAAATGCTAGTGCTTTAGCTGGTTGGATGGCTAACGCTGCTGCTTCATCCTCTGTCCAGTCTGCTGTTGTTGCACCATCATCAATACCTCTTCCACCAAATCAAG CAGTCCCCATCTTGAAACGCCCAAGAACTCCTCCGAATGCTATTGGCATGTCAAACTATCAAAATGCTGAATCTGAGCAGATGATGAAACGTCTACGGTCTGGCGCACATCCAGTTGACGAG CAGGTTAGCTATCCTGCACCTCACCCACAAGTTACATGGTCGCTGGATGACCTGCCAAGAGTTGTAGCCTGCTCCTTGACAGAGGGATCCAATGTGACTAGCATGGACTTTCATCCTTTTCATCATACATCACTTCTTG TGGGCTCCAACACTGGTGAAATCACACTTTGGGAGATTGGTATCCAGCAGAAGTTGGTGTCCAAGCCATTTAGAGTATGGGATACGGCTGCTTGTTCACCACAATTCCAG AGTGCCATTGTCAAAGACTCTTCTATATCTGTCACTCGAGTTATTTGGAGTCCAGATGGAAGTTTAATAG GGGTTGCATTCTCGAAGCACTTGATTCATATACATGAATATCAAGCACCAAATGATCTCCGTCTATTTGAACTCCGCCAATTTGATCTCCGCCAACTTTTAGAG ATTGATGCTCATGTTGGTGGAGTCAATGATATTGCATTCTCTCAACGAGATGAACGACTGTGTGTGGTCACTTGTGGAGATGATAAGCTAATAAAG GTATGGGATCTAAGTGGTCAAAGGCTTTATGTCTTTGAAGGACATGAAGCACCTGTCTATTCTATATGCCCCCACCGCAAGGAGAATATTCAG TTTATCTTCTCAACTTCCGTTGATGGAAAAATAAAGGCTTGGCTGTATGACAACGTGGGATCTATGGTTGACTTTAATACCCCTGGGCACTTGTTTACCACAATGGTTTACAGTGCCGATGGAAGTCG ACTCTTCTCATGTGGGACTAGCAAAGATGGGGACTGTATTCTTGTTGAGTGGAATGAAAGTGAGGGATCCATAAAGAGGCAATATTCTGGGTTCCGGAAGAAGTCCACGGTTGTTGTTCAGTTTGACACTTCCCAGAATCATTTTTTGGCTGCTGGTGAAGATAACCAAATAAAATTTTGGAGTGTTGACAGCATTAACATGCTGGCAAGTACTGATGCTGATGGTGGACTTCCT AGTCGTCcacatttgagattcaacaagaaaggAAATCTTCTTGCTGTTGCAACAGTAGATAATGGCTTTAAAGTATTAGCTAATGCAGATGGCCTTGCGGCACTACGAGCCTTTGGAAATCGCTCTTTTGAACCATTTAGAGCTCAACATGAAGCTACTCCTATCAGG gTCTCAAATTCTCCTGTGGTGGCAAGCATCTCACCAAACATCAGTAATGTTGAATCATTGGACAGAAATTCTCCTGCGAAACCATCTACTGTTCTT AATGGAGGTGATATAACTCCTAGAAATGTAGATAAGCCAAGAATATCAGAAGAATTGCCAGATAAGATGAAGTCATGGGAGTTGGCCGAAGTTTTTAATCCACAACAATGCCGAGTTGCTACCATGCCAGAGACTGATTCTGCCAGCAAG GTCACAAGGCTTCTTTATACAAATTCTGGTGTTGGCTTATTAGCTCTGGGGTCCAATGCTATTCAGAGGGTGTGGAAATGGAGTCGCAATGAGCAGAATCCAAGTGGCAAG GCCACGGCTAGTGTTGTGCCGCAGCATTGGCAACCAaacagtggtcttcttatgaCCAATGATGTATCGGATACAAGTCCAGAAGAGGCAGTTCCTTGTATTGCGCTCTCAAAGAATGACTCGTATGTAATGTCTGCATGTGGTGGGAAGGTTTCCTTATTTAACATGATGACATTCAAG GTAATGACAACTTTCATGTCACCCCCACCTGCTTCGACATTCTTAGCATTCCACCCACAGGACAACAACATTATAGCAATTGGAATGGAAGATTCAACCATCCACATATACAATGTTAAGGTGGATGAG GTCCAAACAAAATTGAAAGGTCACCAGAAGCGCATAAGTGGGCTGGCATTTTCCAACAATCTTAATATACTTGTATCTTCTGGAGCTGATGCACAG CTCTACATATGGAGTACTGAGACTTGGGAGAAGAAGAAATCTGTAGCTATTCAACTGCCTGAAGGGACGAAGTCAGTTGGTGACACCCGAGTCCAGTTTAATTCTGATCAAAGCCGCTTGTTAGTTGTCCACGAAACACAGCTAGCTATATATGACACCTTGAAAATTGAGCGTATCCATCAG TGGGTTCCTCAAGATGCCTTACCTGCTCCTATATCGTATGCTTCATATTCGTGTTTCAGCGAACTTGTTTATGCTTCCTTTTGTGATGGTAATATTGGTGTCTTCGATGCTGACAACTTGAGATTAAGATGCCGAATTGCCCCATCCACATACATGTCACCTGCTGCTGCAAGCAG CAACCCAACATATCCTCTTGTGATTGCGGCCCATCCGCAAGAGCCAAATCAATTTGCAGTTGGTTTGACAGACGGAGCAGTAAAAGTAATAGAGCCATCAAAGTCCGAAGGAAGGTGGGGGGCTCCCACACCTGTTGATAATGGGGTACATGTTCGCAGGATGCAGACATTATCAACTACAAGCAATCCTGCTGCGGACCAGCCCCAAAGATGA